From the genome of Thermogutta terrifontis, one region includes:
- a CDS encoding MFS transporter — translation MKLTATVQKKDFALNGLSPRLQPPRRVGVGIVFLVVSVDLLGFGLVLPLLPVYAEHLMAGYSPTIQGMLLGFLMTSFSFMQFLFSPLWGSLSDRVGRRPILLVGLAGSTFCYTLFALACAWSSLWLMFLARIGGGIMGATISTAQAFVADVTKAEHRASGMAVIGTAFGVGLTFGPLLGALAMSVAPGKQAALSTLPGFMGAGFSAMALLTALLFLPESLPQLRRRTAEGAHRHVPRSHANWHLLFNPKVWKEVLADPGLAALLWTGFLIVFALSGFEATLSVTLADLRQLKGDLHMLHLSRDILWVFVLIGLTQALTQGFLVRRLSLRLSEKTLSNIGLTAAVAGFLGISLAVQHPQIARFLPPIRLSAELAATIVIIGSGIVAAGMAFVMPAVQSLISRRVDADHQGRIFGIANSLSAVARIVGVLLAFQVRAFLSAGPFILAVLLLILSMELIRRSATQSLAKPSPSVCVP, via the coding sequence GTGAAGCTTACAGCGACTGTGCAAAAAAAAGATTTCGCACTGAATGGATTGTCCCCACGTTTGCAGCCTCCCAGACGCGTCGGTGTAGGCATTGTCTTTCTTGTCGTCTCTGTGGATTTGCTGGGGTTTGGACTTGTTTTGCCCCTTCTGCCGGTTTATGCCGAGCATCTCATGGCGGGCTACAGCCCGACGATTCAGGGAATGCTTCTTGGTTTTCTGATGACCAGTTTTTCTTTCATGCAGTTTTTATTCAGTCCGCTTTGGGGCAGTCTTTCCGATCGGGTCGGCAGACGCCCGATTCTGCTGGTCGGACTGGCCGGTTCAACCTTTTGCTACACCCTTTTCGCTCTTGCCTGCGCCTGGAGCTCCCTTTGGCTGATGTTCCTCGCACGCATCGGAGGAGGAATCATGGGCGCAACGATTTCCACCGCTCAGGCTTTCGTTGCAGACGTGACGAAAGCCGAACATCGGGCAAGTGGCATGGCTGTCATCGGTACTGCGTTTGGAGTGGGGCTCACGTTCGGACCACTTCTCGGCGCCCTCGCCATGTCGGTGGCTCCTGGAAAGCAGGCGGCGTTAAGTACCCTGCCGGGGTTCATGGGAGCGGGCTTCTCAGCCATGGCTCTCCTCACCGCATTGTTGTTTTTGCCAGAATCGCTCCCTCAACTTCGCCGCAGAACCGCTGAAGGCGCCCATCGACATGTACCCCGATCACACGCTAATTGGCACCTGCTTTTCAACCCCAAAGTGTGGAAGGAAGTCCTTGCGGATCCGGGACTTGCGGCGCTGCTCTGGACGGGGTTTCTGATCGTTTTCGCACTTTCGGGGTTTGAAGCCACGCTCTCCGTCACCCTGGCCGATCTTCGGCAACTCAAGGGAGATCTGCACATGCTGCATCTGAGCCGAGACATCTTGTGGGTCTTTGTTCTGATCGGGTTGACGCAAGCTTTGACTCAGGGTTTCCTTGTGCGTCGGCTCAGTCTTCGATTGTCGGAAAAAACACTTTCCAATATTGGATTGACGGCAGCGGTAGCCGGTTTTTTGGGAATCAGCTTGGCTGTACAACATCCGCAGATAGCTCGTTTTTTGCCGCCAATTCGATTGAGCGCTGAACTGGCTGCAACAATTGTGATCATCGGCAGTGGCATCGTGGCAGCGGGAATGGCTTTCGTCATGCCCGCCGTACAATCCCTCATCTCGCGACGGGTGGATGCGGATCACCAGGGGCGGATTTTTGGGATCGCCAACAGTTTGAGTGCCGTTGCGCGAATTGTGGGGGTTCTCCTCGCATTTCAGGTGAGGGCCTTCCTGTCCGCTGGTCCCTTTATTCTGGCAGTGCTTCTCCTTATTCTGTCCATGGAATTGATCAGGCGATCCGCGACCCAATCTTTGGCCAAGCCCTCACCGTCGGTGTGCGTTCCGTGA
- a CDS encoding ABC transporter permease, whose protein sequence is MAALAKGFKFRWEPQDIAPVASLLALIVFFGIAAPGFLRLSTLVTALQQGAVLAIVSTGLTFVLLAAEIDLAVGTVALWTACFCGWLYQSWAMQTAEGRFVASAEIVAAVLILPLCTSLLLGILSGILTVKSRLPSFIITLAMMFISQGAARYITRGQAFRVPALLGDIGNRGIEHEGLTVIPYSALLAGAIMIVGHVVLQYTRFGRYVYMTGGNRQAARLAGVPTGLVVTACLAISAVTAGVGGLVNAGRMTSVTLDQNQDLLLSALACIVLGGTSLFGGEGGIGKTLVGVATFTVLNIGLNSIRLDDFARPFVMGVILMAALLLNAALARRRP, encoded by the coding sequence ATGGCAGCATTGGCAAAGGGATTCAAATTCCGCTGGGAACCGCAGGATATCGCACCGGTGGCGTCGCTTCTTGCGCTGATCGTCTTTTTTGGGATTGCCGCCCCTGGCTTCCTTCGGCTCTCTACCTTGGTGACCGCCTTGCAGCAAGGGGCGGTCCTCGCGATTGTCAGCACGGGATTAACGTTTGTCCTTTTGGCTGCGGAAATCGATCTGGCTGTCGGAACCGTGGCCCTGTGGACGGCCTGTTTTTGTGGGTGGCTTTACCAATCGTGGGCAATGCAAACCGCGGAAGGGCGTTTCGTAGCGTCGGCCGAAATCGTCGCAGCCGTCCTCATCCTGCCATTGTGCACAAGCCTCTTGCTGGGAATTCTTTCCGGTATCTTAACGGTGAAGTCGCGACTGCCGAGCTTTATCATCACGCTGGCCATGATGTTCATCTCTCAGGGGGCTGCCCGATACATCACCCGCGGTCAAGCCTTTCGGGTCCCGGCCCTGTTGGGAGACATTGGAAATCGGGGCATCGAGCACGAGGGATTAACCGTCATCCCTTACAGTGCCCTTTTGGCGGGTGCCATCATGATCGTGGGACATGTGGTGCTCCAGTACACGCGATTTGGTCGATACGTGTACATGACTGGGGGAAACCGCCAGGCGGCCCGGCTGGCTGGGGTACCAACAGGGCTGGTCGTCACGGCGTGCTTGGCGATTTCGGCGGTCACCGCGGGTGTCGGCGGTCTGGTCAATGCAGGACGCATGACGAGTGTGACTCTCGATCAGAACCAGGATCTTTTGCTCAGCGCTCTGGCGTGTATTGTGCTTGGGGGAACAAGTCTTTTTGGCGGTGAAGGAGGGATTGGCAAGACGCTCGTCGGCGTCGCCACGTTCACGGTCCTCAACATCGGGCTCAACTCGATTCGGCTGGACGATTTCGCGCGGCCTTTTGTGATGGGTGTGATATTGATGGCGGCGCTGCTTCTCAATGCGGCACTCGCTCGGCGGCGGCCGTGA